One Manihot esculenta cultivar AM560-2 chromosome 6, M.esculenta_v8, whole genome shotgun sequence DNA segment encodes these proteins:
- the LOC110616444 gene encoding glutaminyl-peptide cyclotransferase, producing the protein MGAKSLNKRSSKSKRSVSKPDNIMPPASSHFSFTKVPLLVLLVMAFAVVALLGISSVIWSTLTSTDHSPKFYAIQVLNEFPHDPNSFTQGLLYAGNDTIFESTGLYGQSSVRRVALHSGEVEVLQEMDSSYFGEGLTLLGERLFQVTWLTKTGFIYDRNNLSKIETFTHQMRDGWGLATDGKVLFGSDGTSMLYQLDPQTLKVIAKHIVKYENLEVHYLNELEFVNGEVWANVWPTDCIARISHKDGTVVGWILLENLRKGLIAAGQTDIDVLNGIAWDSNDNRIFVTGKLWPKLYEIKLQPVRKHVDRGVIKKLCVP; encoded by the exons ATGGGGGCCAAATCGCTCAATAAGAGGTCTAGCAAGAGCAAGCGATCAGTCTCCAAGCCAGACAATATCATGCCACCTGCATCTTCTCATTTCAGTTTCACGAAAGTGCCGCTGCTTGTTTTATTGGTTATGGCCTTCGCCGTTGTCGCTCTACTGGGCATTTCATCAGTCATATGGAGCACTTTAACGTCCACTGATCATTCCCCCAAATTCTATGCAATTCAAGTGCTCAATGAGTTCCCTCACGACCCCAACTCCTTCACTCAG GGTCTGCTTTACGCAGGAAACGATACAATATTTGAGTCAACGGGCCTCTATGGCCAG TCATCAGTTCGGAGGGTTGCTCTTCACTCTGGGGAG gttgaggtTCTTCAAGAGATGGATAGTTCTTATTTTGGGGAAGGTTTAACTCTTCTTGGTGAAAG GCTGTTCCAAGTAACTTGGTTGACAAAAACTGGTTTCATATATGACCGAAACAATTTAAGCAAG ATTGAGACATTTACTCATCAGATGCGTGATGGTTGGGGACTGGCAACCGATGGAAAAGTTTTGTTTGGCAGTGATGGAACTTCAATGTTATATCAGCTTGACCCTCAAACTTTGAAAG TAATAGCAAAACACATTGTAAAATACGAAAATCTGGAAGTGCACTACCTTAATGAACTAGAATTTGTAAATGGTGAAGTTTGGGCGAATGTTTGGCCG ACTGATTGCATTGCAAGAATCTCACACAAAGATGGCACTGTGGTTGGTTGGATTCTTCTTGAAAATTTAAG GAAGGGATTGATAGCAGCTGGGCAAACA GACATTGATGTTTTAAATGGTATTGCATGGGATAGCAATGACAACAGGATTTTCG TTACTGGAAAATTGTGGCCAAAgctttatgaaatcaaattgcAACCAGTAAGGAAACACGTTGACCGTGGAGTCATTAAAAAGCTTTGCGTACCATAA